The following proteins are encoded in a genomic region of Limosilactobacillus reuteri subsp. reuteri:
- a CDS encoding phosphatidate cytidylyltransferase has protein sequence MKTRITTAVIALAIFIPLIIYGHWPLTIAAVALGMVAMSEVLVMKKMFVISFEALISYLGVALLILPDSWLDFLPSVATRWFGFYILVVLLLLHTVIRKQRFTFDDAGVLTLAMLYIGMGFRYFIAARAINFQTLLYGMLIVWITDSGAYLIGRKLGKNKLAPKISPNKTWEGSIGGTLAAVIILAIYCYFIPVGAGWVTMIFVTLILSIFGQFGDLIESSLKRYYGVKDSGKILPGHGGILDRFDSMLIVMPMLHLLGII, from the coding sequence TTGAAAACACGAATAACGACCGCGGTAATTGCACTTGCAATCTTTATACCGCTTATTATATATGGTCATTGGCCATTAACAATTGCAGCCGTTGCCTTAGGAATGGTTGCAATGTCAGAAGTATTGGTAATGAAAAAAATGTTTGTAATTTCGTTTGAAGCTTTGATCAGTTATCTGGGGGTTGCTTTATTAATACTGCCGGATAGCTGGCTTGACTTCTTGCCTAGTGTTGCAACTCGATGGTTCGGATTCTATATTTTAGTTGTTTTACTTCTATTACATACGGTTATTCGAAAACAACGCTTTACTTTCGATGATGCTGGGGTTTTAACATTAGCAATGCTCTATATTGGAATGGGATTTCGCTATTTTATTGCTGCTCGTGCAATCAATTTCCAAACGCTATTATATGGAATGTTAATCGTTTGGATTACAGATAGTGGAGCATATTTAATTGGTCGAAAACTCGGTAAAAATAAACTTGCTCCTAAAATTAGTCCTAATAAAACTTGGGAAGGTTCAATTGGTGGTACATTAGCGGCTGTTATTATTTTGGCTATTTATTGCTACTTTATCCCTGTTGGCGCAGGTTGGGTAACAATGATATTCGTTACTTTGATTCTTTCAATCTTCGGTCAATTTGGTGACTTAATTGAATCATCATTAAAACGCTACTATGGTGTGAAGGATTCAGGAAAAATTCTTCCAGGCCATGGCGGAATTTTAGATCGGTTTGATAGTATGCTAATTGTTATGCCAATGCTTCATTTATTAGGGATCATTTAA
- a CDS encoding isoprenyl transferase produces MEEQLVFSKSKHDEINQQLDMERIPNHIAIIMDGNGRWAQKRHLPRVAGHKQGMQTVKKITIAASELGVKVLSLYAFSTENWKRPSSEVSYLMQLPVRFFSTFVPDLVKHNVKVTVMGDITQLPEATQKAVKDAMADTAHCTGMILNFALNYGSRDEITQAAKKIAEDVQNGNLALADIDEASFGKYLMSTQLGQFANPDLLIRTSGEERISNFMLWQIAYSELEFVPEHWPDFDEDSLRSAIIAYQGRHRRFGGLKNQ; encoded by the coding sequence ATGGAGGAACAATTAGTGTTTTCCAAAAGTAAACATGATGAAATAAATCAGCAACTTGATATGGAACGTATTCCTAACCATATCGCAATTATTATGGACGGTAATGGTAGGTGGGCGCAGAAACGGCACCTTCCACGAGTTGCTGGTCATAAACAGGGAATGCAAACAGTAAAAAAGATTACAATTGCTGCTAGTGAATTAGGGGTAAAAGTCTTATCATTATATGCTTTTTCAACCGAAAACTGGAAACGTCCTTCTTCAGAGGTAAGTTATTTAATGCAGTTGCCTGTCCGCTTCTTCTCAACATTTGTTCCAGATCTTGTCAAACATAATGTTAAGGTGACAGTGATGGGAGATATTACGCAGCTACCTGAAGCTACGCAAAAAGCTGTTAAAGATGCAATGGCTGATACAGCCCATTGTACGGGGATGATTCTCAATTTTGCTTTGAATTATGGGAGTCGAGATGAGATCACTCAAGCTGCTAAAAAAATTGCAGAAGACGTTCAAAATGGGAACTTGGCACTTGCGGATATTGATGAAGCTTCGTTTGGTAAGTACTTGATGTCAACACAACTGGGTCAATTTGCGAATCCTGACCTGTTAATCAGAACAAGTGGCGAAGAGCGGATTAGTAACTTTATGCTGTGGCAAATTGCTTATAGTGAATTGGAGTTTGTTCCAGAACACTGGCCAGACTTTGATGAAGATTCATTGCGATCAGCAATAATTGCCTATCAAGGACGTCATCGGCGGTTCGGTGGGCTAAAAAATCAATAA